In the genome of Falsirhodobacter halotolerans, one region contains:
- the frr gene encoding ribosome recycling factor, giving the protein MSDDLEIDLDGIERRMDGAIASLRVEFGSLRTGRASGAILDPIQVDAYGQMTPVNQLGTVNVPEPRMVVINVWDKGMIGKVEKAIRESGIGINPVVDGPLIRLPIPELNEERRRELTKVAAGYAEQTRVAIRNVRRDGMDQIKKAKTAGMAEDDQKMWSDEVQSLTDKAIANVDKALEQKQQEIMQV; this is encoded by the coding sequence ATGTCCGACGATCTTGAAATCGACCTTGATGGAATTGAACGCCGTATGGACGGCGCGATCGCTTCCCTGCGGGTGGAATTCGGCTCGTTGCGGACCGGACGCGCCTCGGGTGCCATTCTGGACCCGATCCAGGTCGATGCCTACGGCCAGATGACGCCGGTCAACCAGCTGGGGACGGTCAACGTGCCGGAGCCGCGGATGGTCGTGATCAACGTCTGGGACAAGGGCATGATCGGCAAGGTGGAGAAGGCGATCCGCGAATCCGGCATCGGCATCAATCCGGTGGTGGACGGACCGCTGATCCGCCTGCCCATTCCCGAACTGAACGAGGAGCGCCGCCGGGAGCTGACCAAGGTTGCCGCCGGCTATGCCGAACAGACCCGCGTCGCGATCCGCAACGTGCGGCGCGACGGGATGGACCAGATCAAGAAGGCGAAGACGGCGGGCATGGCCGAGGATGACCAGAAGATGTGGTCGGACGAGGTTCAGTCCCTGACCGACAAGGCGATCGCCAATGTCGACAAGGCGCTGGAACAAAAACAACAGGAAATCATGCAGGTCTGA
- the pyrH gene encoding UMP kinase, giving the protein MSQIAVAPVTYKRVMLKISGEALMGDQGFGLNPPTVARIAQEVKSVHDLGVEICMVIGGGNIFRGLQGSAQGMERTTADYMGMLATVMNALAMQAALESLDIHTRVISAIPMDQVCEPYIRRRAVRHLEKKRVCIFAAGTGNPYFTTDTAATLRASEMACQAIFKGTKVDGVYDRDPAKHSDARRYDNVSYDEVLQKHLGVMDASAIALARDNHLPIIVFSLDEPGGFCGILRGEGTYTRVHG; this is encoded by the coding sequence ATGTCCCAGATCGCCGTCGCCCCCGTCACCTACAAACGCGTCATGCTGAAGATCTCTGGCGAGGCGCTGATGGGGGATCAGGGATTCGGCCTCAACCCCCCCACTGTGGCCCGCATCGCCCAGGAGGTGAAGTCGGTTCACGATCTGGGGGTGGAGATCTGCATGGTCATCGGCGGGGGCAACATCTTCCGCGGGCTGCAAGGATCGGCCCAGGGGATGGAGCGGACCACCGCCGATTACATGGGCATGTTGGCCACGGTGATGAACGCGCTGGCCATGCAGGCCGCGCTGGAATCGCTGGACATCCACACACGCGTGATCAGCGCGATTCCGATGGATCAGGTCTGCGAACCCTATATCCGCCGTCGCGCCGTCCGGCATCTTGAGAAAAAACGGGTCTGCATCTTCGCGGCCGGAACCGGAAACCCCTATTTCACGACGGACACCGCCGCGACCCTGCGTGCCAGCGAGATGGCCTGTCAGGCGATCTTCAAGGGCACCAAGGTGGACGGCGTCTATGACCGCGACCCGGCCAAGCATTCCGACGCCCGCCGCTATGACAATGTCAGCTATGACGAGGTGCTGCAGAAGCATCTGGGGGTGATGGACGCCTCGGCCATCGCGTTGGCCCGTGACAACCATCTGCCCATCATCGTCTTTTCGCTGGACGAACCGGGCGGGTTCTGCGGCATCCTGCGCGGCGAGGGAACCTATACCCGCGTTCACGGCTAA
- the miaA gene encoding tRNA (adenosine(37)-N6)-dimethylallyltransferase MiaA, with amino-acid sequence MADSGHSGIIAGLDPTQPVLIAGPTASGKSALAARIVAEQGGVIVNADALQVYANWRILTARPTEPEEAALPHALYGHVGRDQTYSTGHWLRDVAALDAGLRPVIVGGTGLYFMALTEGLADIPATPPDVRALGDGLSLSQLINALDPRTAAHIDLNNRARVQRAWEVLTATGRPLRDWQDDTGPPLYPRAAVAAFVLRPEPEWLNARIDRRFDQMMADGALDEARREEPTFNPTRPSSRAIGAPELIAALRGDILLSDAVARAKLASRQYAKRQRTWFRSRMRDWTEVTLP; translated from the coding sequence ATGGCTGACAGCGGGCACAGCGGCATCATCGCGGGGTTGGACCCGACGCAGCCCGTGCTGATCGCGGGGCCGACCGCCAGCGGCAAATCGGCGCTGGCCGCGCGGATCGTGGCCGAACAGGGCGGCGTGATCGTCAATGCCGATGCGCTTCAGGTCTATGCCAACTGGCGCATTCTGACCGCCCGCCCGACCGAACCCGAGGAAGCTGCCCTGCCCCACGCCCTTTACGGCCATGTCGGGCGAGACCAGACCTATTCCACCGGCCACTGGCTGCGCGACGTGGCCGCGCTGGATGCGGGCCTGCGGCCCGTCATCGTCGGCGGCACCGGCCTTTATTTCATGGCGCTGACCGAAGGTCTGGCCGACATTCCTGCGACCCCGCCCGACGTAAGGGCCTTGGGCGACGGGCTGAGCCTGTCCCAGCTTATCAACGCATTGGACCCGCGCACGGCGGCCCATATCGACCTGAACAACCGCGCCCGCGTCCAGCGCGCGTGGGAGGTGCTGACCGCGACCGGACGTCCCTTGCGCGACTGGCAGGACGACACCGGACCGCCCCTGTACCCCCGCGCCGCCGTCGCAGCCTTCGTCCTGCGGCCCGAACCCGAATGGCTGAACGCCCGCATCGACCGCCGGTTCGATCAGATGATGGCCGACGGTGCCTTGGACGAAGCGCGCCGCGAGGAGCCGACCTTCAATCCCACCCGCCCCTCGTCCCGCGCGATCGGGGCGCCGGAGTTGATCGCAGCACTTCGGGGGGACATCCTGCTGTCCGACGCGGTGGCCCGTGCGAAGCTGGCCAGCCGACAATACGCCAAACGCCAGCGGACGTGGTTCCGCAGCCGGATGCGCGACTGGACCGAAGTCACCCTTCCCTGA
- a CDS encoding ABC transporter substrate-binding protein: MARIHPFARTHAQALQTGHLSRREFLARVTALGIAAPSALALIGERAAAQGGPAPVRGGTLRMQMATLPLCDPRLADWPEIGNVLRGWLEPLVNYTPDGGFEGVLLQDWEMNDTATTLTLRVRRGISWSNGDPLIAEHIRFNLRRWADGGVPGNGMAALMRALQSEGRLDEDAVTVKDDHTLHLTLRHPDATLIAAFSEYTALVVHPSYDGADPAVGPLGTGPYLPVENEVGTRQVLERDAARPWWGTAVFGGPWLDRIEYIDSGAGAARSLDFAQRNLIDAVDQSVGDAVPQFDGIGWVRSEVASAATLAVRFRQDLPQFSDRRIRRALQQAVSNVTVRDIAAPGMTVGENHHVAPVQPDYAPLPPTEHDPEGALALLQDSLTAPLTLVSLDDAWQALTCDAVAAQLNDAGIAVERKIEPGHAYWPQWRDYPFSGTSWTMRPLGVQVLQLAYRSGAAWNETGFANDAFDADLDTALGIADPDARKVIMARLERTLQDEGVLIQPFWRTLMRHTSPRVHGADIQPTLVHRHHEWWIDPPADAP; the protein is encoded by the coding sequence ATGGCACGTATCCATCCCTTCGCCCGAACCCATGCCCAAGCCCTGCAGACCGGTCACCTGTCCCGGCGCGAGTTTCTGGCACGCGTCACGGCCCTGGGAATAGCGGCCCCTTCGGCGCTGGCGCTGATAGGAGAGCGGGCGGCGGCGCAAGGGGGGCCCGCCCCGGTGCGCGGGGGGACGTTGCGGATGCAGATGGCGACCTTGCCATTGTGCGATCCTCGTCTGGCCGACTGGCCCGAAATCGGCAACGTCCTGCGCGGCTGGTTGGAGCCTTTGGTGAATTACACCCCCGACGGCGGTTTCGAGGGCGTCCTGCTGCAAGATTGGGAGATGAACGACACGGCCACCACCCTGACCCTGCGGGTGCGGCGGGGGATCAGCTGGTCGAACGGGGATCCGCTGATTGCCGAACATATCCGTTTCAACCTGCGGCGTTGGGCCGATGGTGGGGTGCCCGGCAACGGCATGGCCGCCCTGATGCGCGCCCTTCAGAGCGAGGGCCGGCTGGACGAGGATGCGGTAACGGTAAAGGACGATCACACGCTGCACCTGACCTTGCGTCACCCCGATGCCACGTTGATCGCCGCCTTTTCGGAATATACGGCGCTGGTGGTGCATCCCTCCTATGACGGGGCGGATCCCGCGGTGGGCCCCTTGGGCACCGGCCCCTATCTGCCTGTGGAGAACGAGGTCGGAACCCGGCAGGTCCTCGAACGCGATGCCGCGCGACCATGGTGGGGGACGGCGGTTTTCGGCGGCCCGTGGCTGGACCGGATCGAATATATCGACAGTGGGGCCGGCGCGGCCCGGTCCCTGGATTTCGCGCAGCGTAACCTGATCGACGCGGTGGATCAAAGCGTGGGGGACGCGGTGCCGCAGTTCGACGGAATCGGTTGGGTGCGGTCCGAGGTGGCGTCGGCCGCGACGCTGGCCGTGCGGTTCCGGCAGGATCTGCCGCAGTTCTCAGACCGCCGGATTCGCCGCGCGCTTCAACAGGCGGTCAGCAACGTCACGGTGCGCGACATCGCGGCCCCCGGAATGACCGTGGGCGAAAACCACCACGTCGCCCCAGTTCAGCCCGACTATGCCCCGCTGCCCCCGACAGAGCACGACCCCGAGGGGGCGCTAGCGCTTTTGCAGGACAGTCTGACAGCCCCCCTGACGCTGGTATCCCTGGATGACGCGTGGCAGGCCCTGACCTGCGACGCGGTGGCGGCCCAGTTGAATGACGCCGGAATTGCGGTGGAACGCAAGATCGAACCCGGCCATGCCTATTGGCCCCAATGGCGCGATTATCCGTTTTCAGGAACAAGTTGGACCATGCGTCCCTTGGGGGTGCAGGTGCTGCAACTCGCCTATCGCAGCGGCGCGGCATGGAACGAGACGGGATTTGCCAACGACGCCTTCGATGCCGATCTGGACACGGCCCTCGGCATTGCCGACCCCGACGCCCGCAAGGTCATCATGGCGCGGCTGGAACGGACGCTGCAGGACGAAGGCGTGTTGATCCAACCATTCTGGCGGACGTTGATGCGCCACACCTCGCCGCGCGTGCATGGGGCCGACATCCAGCCGACGCTGGTGCACCGGCATCACGAATGGTGGATCGATCCCCCGGCCGACGCGCCTTAG